TCTGCCGCGAGTACGGCGACCCGCCGCAGTACGACGAACTCGACACGACGCCACCGGAGGCCAGCGAGGCCGAAGACGACAGATTCGAGACGCTCTCCGCCCGGCTGCTCGCCCACGACGGCGACGACACCGGGACCCTCGTCGTCGACGACTTCACCGACTACACCGACGGGACGCGCCGGTGTCTCTCGCTGTTGGACACGATTCGCTCGGTGACGGAGTCGCTCACGTGGCTCCACGTCGTCCACCCGACGCAGGACCACCCTCACGCCGAGGCCGTCATCACGGCCGCCGACGCCGTCTGCTGGGTCGAGCGCAACCGCAACGACGAGGCCAAACTCGCCGTTCCGCGACGCCGCGGCGCGGCCCCGGTCACCGACGCCGTCTCCCTCTCGTTTTAGCGCTCGCGCACGACGACGAACTCCGCGAGGTCGCGCAGATAGCCGAGCGCCTGTGATTCGTCCGCGCCGGTGGCATCGAGCGCGTCCAGCGCCGCGTCCGCACGGTCGCGCGCCAGTTCGTTTGCCGTCTCCGGGTCCACGTCGGTCACCTGCACGAGCGACGGTCGCTCCATCTCCTCGTCCTGGCCGGTCGGCTTCCCCAGCTCCTCGGGATCGGCCGTCGCGTCGAGCACGTCGTCGCGAATCTGGAAGGCGACGCCGACGCGCTCGGCGTAGTCGCCGAAGGCCGTGACCGTCTCTGGCTCCGCGTCCGCCGCAATCGCGCCCACCTCCGCGGCCGCACGGAACAGCGCCCCCGTCTTCCGGCGCGCGAGGTTCATGTACTCCGCCTGTGTCGTCGGCTGTGCCACGAGCTCCGTCGCCTCTCCCTCGCCGAGTTCGACCATCGCCTCCGAGACGACGCGCATCGCCCGTTCGTCCTCGGAAAAGAGACTGAACGCCTCCCCGAGTAGCCCGTCCGAGGCGATGATGGCGGAGCCGTGACCGTACTCGGCGTGTGCCGCCGTGACGCCGCGCCGGACGGGAGACTCGTCGATGATGTCGTCGACGACGAGCGAGGCGTTGTGGACGAGTTCGATACCGACGCCGAAATCGACCGCCTCGTTGCCGTCGCCGCCCGCAGCCTCACACACCAGCATCGCGAGCGTCGGGCGGACACGCTTTCCGCCCGACAGGGAGACGTGTTCGACCTGTTCGCGCAGCGCCGCCGGCTCGACCGTGTCGAGCACCGCTTCGAGTCGGTTCTCGACGCGCTCGCGACGCTGCTCCAGATACTCCATTGCGTCTCGATAGGAGCGTCCCGTGCAAGTAGGTGACGGAACCGCCCGATAGCGACGGTAGCTTTTCGGCCGAGCCGTGTCACCTGTGTGCATGGACATCGCCGTCATCTCCGACAGCCACATCCCGACCCGCGAGCCCGAGATTCCCGCCCCGTTCCGCGAGCGCATCGCCGCCGCCGACCACACGATTCACGCCGGCGACTTCGAGACTCGCGACGTGCTCGATGACCTTCGTGACCTCGCCGCCGACCTCACGGCCGTCTACGGCAACATCGACCCCAACGACATCGGGCTGCCTGCCGTCGCCGATCTCCGCGCCGAGGGCGTCCACCTCGTCGTCAGCCACGGCACGCTGAATCCGGTCGAAGCGGCAGTCCACCAGACCGACGCCACCACTATCGGGAGTGGTCCGGAGGCGTACCGTGCGGCTATCGCCGACACCGCTCGCGTTCGTGCCCGCGCGTGGACGAGCGCGGATACCGTCGTCGGCATCGGCGGCCACATCCACGAGGTCGTCGACGAGGAGTTCGAGGGGATTCGCGTGCTCAATCCCGGGTCCGTGACTGGTGCCGACCCTGCCGAGGGGCCGACGATGTTGACGCTCACGCTCGACGCCGGCGACGTGGACGTGACTCTCCACGAACTCTGAACTCGCTGTTTCTGTTTG
This portion of the Halosegnis longus genome encodes:
- a CDS encoding polyprenyl synthetase family protein; translated protein: MEYLEQRRERVENRLEAVLDTVEPAALREQVEHVSLSGGKRVRPTLAMLVCEAAGGDGNEAVDFGVGIELVHNASLVVDDIIDESPVRRGVTAAHAEYGHGSAIIASDGLLGEAFSLFSEDERAMRVVSEAMVELGEGEATELVAQPTTQAEYMNLARRKTGALFRAAAEVGAIAADAEPETVTAFGDYAERVGVAFQIRDDVLDATADPEELGKPTGQDEEMERPSLVQVTDVDPETANELARDRADAALDALDATGADESQALGYLRDLAEFVVVRER
- a CDS encoding metallophosphoesterase family protein, which translates into the protein MDIAVISDSHIPTREPEIPAPFRERIAAADHTIHAGDFETRDVLDDLRDLAADLTAVYGNIDPNDIGLPAVADLRAEGVHLVVSHGTLNPVEAAVHQTDATTIGSGPEAYRAAIADTARVRARAWTSADTVVGIGGHIHEVVDEEFEGIRVLNPGSVTGADPAEGPTMLTLTLDAGDVDVTLHEL